One Mycolicibacterium doricum genomic window, GCACGGCAGGCAGCAGCACGAGCCAGCCGATCTCCATGAACTTGTCCGGCCGCAACAGTGGCAGTCGGCGCCGCAACCACACCAGTACCGTCAGCAGGGCAACCGTTTTCACGAGCGTCCACAACCAGTCCGGCAGCAGCGGGCCGGCGCCACCGCCGAGGAACAGAGGCACCGCGAAGGCCGACCCCGCCGCCAGTAGTGCGTACCGCCCGATCACCACCAGCAGGCGATCGGCACCGGACAACTCGGCGGCCACCCCGCCGGCGATGTCGGCTCCGAATGCCGCCGACATCGGCCCCCACACCGAAAATCCTGCCACCCCAAGGGAATAGACGGCGAACGCCACAGGCATCCACACCACGTACCACAGCCCGTGTTGCGCATCGGCCACCGTGCCGATGCGCAGACTCTCGGCGGCGATGGCGGGGGCGACCAACGCGAACATCAGCGGCAGTTCGTACCCGAGCCCCTGAGCCAGAAACCGGTACCCGCCGACGAGTGAGTGGGTCGAATTCGCGCCCCATCCCGCGAGCCACACCAGCGCCCACACGCAAACGTCCATCGCGTTGAACCACACGACGCCCACGTCGAGGTCGAAGAGCGTCCATCGGCCCAGCGGCACCACCGTCACCATCAGCAGGGCGACCGCGATCAGTCCCCCACCGCCGATCCGCCACAACACCCTGTCCGCCGCGACGGTGACCCGCCGTCGCTGCCGAAACAGCCGGGCCGATTCCGACAACGGGGCGAGGGCACGCGCGGTGACACCGTCTTCCCAGGCGGTGAAGGCACCGTCGAGTGTTGCGGCGTAGTAAGCCAGGCCGATGAGCAAGGCGGCGGCGACAATTGCCCACATTCCGGACACCGTGGTGATCGTCATGGTGCGCCGACCCCGGCGTGCAGCGACGTTTCGATACCCAAACCGGCGACGGTGAGGCGCGCCGTGGCAATGTCGAGCCCGCCGACCAGGTGTGGCAATGCCTCCGTGACGGTTCGGGTGTCGACGTGAAAGGGATTGACCATCAGCGGGTCCGACACCAGATCGCCCATGACGTCCGACCTTGTCAGCAGCCGGGTGTACGCATCGCCTTCCAGCGCGGCCGGCAGTCGTCGTCGGCCAAGCTCCTGGCGCGTCAGCAATCCGACGTCACGCAACGACCAGCGCAGCAGCACCGATCGGCGCACGGCGCGCTGGAGCTTGCCCAGCAGCCGCACCGCGTTCTCGTTCTCGTCTGCCAGCAGCAGATCCCGGCAGCGCCGTGCGATCGCGGCGCCGCGGGGCCAGCCCACCAGGGCGAGCACGTCGTGGATGTGGTCGCATTCCCGCGCCGCCCCCAACGCACCGTCGAGCGGTGACGATTCTGACCGATCGCCGGCATGCCGCGCGGCGCCGACGATCCAGGCCCGCGCCTCGGTGATGACGTCTCCGTTGATGCTGCAGCGCAACACCAGTCCGGCCGGCCAGTACGGCAGCACGGGACCCAGCCGCAGATGCAGTGCGTCCATCTCCAGCCCGTCGCGGTCCTCGGTCCCCTGCGCCAGCGCGATACCTTCCGGCGCCATGTCCATGTCCATATCGCCGTGATCCATGCCACCGTGATCCATGCCGCCGTGATCCATCTCGCCGTGTCCACCGTGATCCATGCCACCGTGATCCATGCCACCGTGATCCATGCCACCGT contains:
- a CDS encoding complex I subunit 1 family protein; its protein translation is MTITTVSGMWAIVAAALLIGLAYYAATLDGAFTAWEDGVTARALAPLSESARLFRQRRRVTVAADRVLWRIGGGGLIAVALLMVTVVPLGRWTLFDLDVGVVWFNAMDVCVWALVWLAGWGANSTHSLVGGYRFLAQGLGYELPLMFALVAPAIAAESLRIGTVADAQHGLWYVVWMPVAFAVYSLGVAGFSVWGPMSAAFGADIAGGVAAELSGADRLLVVIGRYALLAAGSAFAVPLFLGGGAGPLLPDWLWTLVKTVALLTVLVWLRRRLPLLRPDKFMEIGWLVLLPAVLVQDLIVAIVAVWR